In Peromyscus eremicus chromosome 2, PerEre_H2_v1, whole genome shotgun sequence, a single genomic region encodes these proteins:
- the Zyg11a gene encoding protein zyg-11 homolog A encodes MVHFLHPLLWPRVLVLPDAQEDARGRGVVQEEASPYSLVNICLDILIANLEQWCSKRPDGTLCLPEHWRFPHEIADQFLERMAWQGKLTDRTASIFQGKRTNLKRIRIQRSRLSTAAFTKAFCHHKLLEVDATSVDSELPAADIVHALQSSAWIQNNLQCLLLDSTSVPQNSRLLALGRFTGIRTLNVANVSFWNEDLASVSQLPHLESLDISNTLVTNISALLACKDRLRSLTMHYLKCLTMANRQILAVFRQLKHLLHLDISDHRQLRSDLACLLLQQEDILPSLVSLDISGGIDITDEAVESFLQQRPEIRFVGLLSTDAGYSDFFVAKQGLKVAGGANMSQISEALSQYRNRPCFVKEALYRLFTETLSLSAILPAILKLVAIGMRNHPHDLPVQFTASACVLNLTRQGLARGMPIRLLSEVTCLLFRAMKNFPYYQQLQKNCLLSLTSSRILMDVPFDRLDAAKLVMRWLCRRENPKMQTMAVSITSFIALKLSPEETEQLQEELIMTVKELVTIVRQKTAENLDDVTFLFTLKALWNLTDECPSACKYFIENEGLTVIIQVLETFSVSVIQSRVLGLLNNIAEVRELSPKLVTEDLLRHLISLLRSTNIEVSYFAAGVIAHLTCDKQHWLSRGLQRSDLLQNLRVTIENWPSSRCKMSALVTYRSFKAFSPLLGNFSQPEVQLWALWAVHHVCSKNPSKYCQLLVEEGGLQLVCDIQERGQANAQVRQMAASILEDFRMYFTSYQRPPTAPVPFLTQGPLKGAAA; translated from the exons GAGGAAGCTTCACCCTACTCTTTGGTCAACATCTGCCTGGATATCTTGATTGCTAACTTAGAGCAATGGTGTTCTAAAAGACCTGATGGAACATTGTGCCTTCCAGAGCATTGGCGTTTCCCTCACGAAATAGCTGATCAGTTCCTTGAGAGGATGGCTTGGCAAG GCAAGCTGACGGACAGAACAGCAAGCATTTTCCAGGGCAAGCGAACAAACCTGAAGCGGATCCGTATCCAGAGATCCAGGCTCTCCACAGCAGCCTTCACAAAAGCCTTCTGCCATCACAAGCTTCTCGAAGTGGACGCCACCTCAGTGGACTCCGAGCTTCCAGCCGCAGACATCGTCCACGCTCTCCAGAGCAGTGCCTGGATCCAGAACAACCTGCAGTGCCTTCTGTTAGACTCAACTAGTGTCCCTCAGAACTCAAGACTACTGGCCTTGGGTCGGTTCACTGGCATTCGCACTTTAAACGTTGCCAACGTGTCCTTCTGGAACGAAGACCTAGCGAGCGTTTCCCAGTTACCACACCTGGAAAGCCTGGATATCTCCAATACTCTGGTCACTAATATCTCTGCACTCCTCGCCTGTAAGGACCGGCTCAGATCTCTCACAATGCACTATCTGAAGTGCCTGACCATGGCCAACCGACAAATTCTTGCCGTTTTCAGACAACTGAAACACCTGCTTCACCTTGATATTTCTGATCACAGGCAGCTCAGGTCAGACCTGGCTTGTCTTCTGTTACAGCAGGAGGACATCCTGCCCAGCCTTGTGTCCCTGGATATTTCCGGGGGCATCGACATCACTGATGAGGCTGTGGAATCCTTTCTGCAGCAGCGGCCTGAGATTCGATTTGTGGGGCTCTTGTCCACTGATGCTGGTTATTCTGATTTCTTTGTGGCAAAGCAAGGCTTAAAG GTTGCTGGAGGAGCCAACATGAGTCAGATTTCTGAAGCACTGAGCCAGTACAGGAACAGGCCGTGTTTTGTGAAGGAAGCTCTCTACAGGCTCTTCACAGAGACGCTCTCCCTGAGTGCCATCCTGCCTGCCATTCTAAAG CTCGTGGCTATAGGAATGAGGAATCACCCACACGATCTGCCAGTGCAGTTCACGGCCAGTGCTTGTGTCCTCAACCTCACCCGCCAAGGCCTGGCCAGGGGCATGCCCATCCGTCTGTTGTCGGAGGTCACCTGTCTGCTCTTCAGAGCAATGAAAAATTTCCCCTACTACCAACAG tTACAGAAGAATTGCCTTCTCTCCTTAACCAGTTCCAGGATTCTTATGGATGTCCCGTTTGACAG GCTTGATGCTGCCAAGCTTGTTATGAGGTGGCTGTGCAGACGCGAGAACCCCAAGATGCAAACAATGGCAGTGAGCATCACCTCCTTCATAGCCCTGAAG CTCTCACCCGAGGAGACTGAACAGCTTCAGGAAGAGCTCATCATGACAGTCAAG gaacttgtaaCAATAGTCAGACAAAAGACGGCTGAGAATTTAGATGATGTCACCTTCTTGTTTACTCTGAAAGCACTTTGGAATCTTACAGATGAGTGTCCATCGGCctgcaagtactttattgagaATGAAGGATTGACCGTCATCATCCAAGTCTTAGAG ACGTTCTCCGTGTCCGTGATACAAAGCAGAGTGCTTGGCCTTTTG AACAACATAGCTGAAGTCAGAGAGCTCTCTCCCAAGCTGGTGACAGAAGATCTGTTGAGACATCTCATCAGCCTGCTCCGCAGCACCAATATAGAAGTGAGCTACTTTGCCGCGGGCGTGATAGCCCATCTGACATGTGACAAACAGCATTGGCTATCCCGTGGCCTGCAGAGGAGTGATCTTCTCCAGAACTTG CGTGTAACCATCGAGAATTGGCCAAGTTCACGGTGTAAGATGTCAGCACTGgtgacctacag ATCTTTCAAAGCATTTTCCCCACTCCTTGGCAACTTCTCCCAGCCAGAAGTTCAGCTCTGGGCACTATGGGCTGTGCATCATGTCTGCAGTAAAAACC ctaGCAAATACTGCCAACTGTTGGTAGAAGAAGGAGGACTGCAACTCGTGTGTGATATCCAGGAGCGTGGTCAGGCCAATGCCCAGGTGAGGCAGATGGCGGCCTCCATCCTAGAGGACTTCAGGATGTACTTCACAAGCTACCAGAGACCCCCCACAGCCCCAGTGCCCTTTCTGACCCAGGGGCCTTTGAAGGGTGCTGCTGCTTAA